GCCACCTGTCCTTTGCCGAACTACCGCAGCAGTTCGTCGTCGACATCCGGCCGGCACGAACCACGTGCCAGGGTGTGCGGCATCACCGCAGGTTTGCCCGGTAGGAAGGGTCTGCGCTGGGATATAGCGTGTTGCTGCGGCGGCAGGGTGCAGACGTCTTTTTCCGCCGACAATCACCGGTGGGAGGCGCTCAACGATCCTGCCTCGGTAGAGAACCCCGTGCAGACTCGTGCTCAGCTGCTGCGGTCGTACGTTCTTCGCAGGCGATGCCGTGGGCTCGCCTGCTGGCAGGGTGATGGCAGCGGTAGGCGCTACGGGATGAGCCTGCGCAGAGTATCGGCGAACCCTACGTGTCCCTCATCACGTCGGTGCTGTAGCGGGCGCCATCGATGGGCACATCGCGATCGGCGATCATCTGGTTGATGGCGTGAGCGATTAGATCCCGGTCCAGGACAGGCAGGACAATGAGGCCAGCAAGATACGCAGCAGTGTCGATCTCGTCCTGGTCACCGCCCATGCCCAGATAGGTCACCCAAACATCGGTGCTGGGGAAAGCGGCTGCGCACATCGTCTGGATCGTCGTCCACTGCTGGAGGTATTCGCTGATCACTGCTGTGCTTCCCACTCATGAGGCCCCGACAAACAGCACCGGAACATGGACACCCCTGATTTTAGTTGTCGGCATCCTACGAATCTGGCCGGAGATAGAGACCCGGAGTGGTGGACAGCAGCGCCGAAAGGTGTTTATCTCTCCGCGCCAGTTTTCCCGTGGTGGGACACACCCTCATCAACCCTCCGGCACCAGGGGAACCCCATGGCAGTGTCTGGAACGCTGTGCCAGAACCTCGAGTGCGTCCCATGCTCGGGATGGTCCTGGACATGCTTGGGGGTGCCTGTCATAGACACGTTCATCCTGGCGGGGCTGTCTATTCGTGGCGGCCTCCCCACGCGCCTTACGCAAGGGCGCGGTATGCATCGGGGATGTCAATGAGCCAGCGCCCGATCGCACCGGTGAATCGACCAGTCCCCGTGACCGCCCACCACGCGAAATGGTGTCCCCATGGCGGACCTCACATCACTGGTGTCTGCGTTAAAGCAGGTGAGACCTTAAAGCGCCTTCGAACCAGTCCGGCAGGCACCAGGACAGAGGGACGGCGTGCACACCCTGTACTGCAGTGGACGCAGCATTAACCTGCCCGTGACGGACGTATCCGGTTGCTTGGCAGGAGGGCTGATTCGTTGTAGTCGGAAAACACCAGATCGTCCTTTGCCCCGCAAGCCAGACACGGGGCAGAAGCCTGCCGGGGTTCGTGCGCCGGTAGTGAGTGGTCCCAAAGACAAAGGACCTACAACCCTGGCGGAAACGCGCTCGGAGCGCGGGTAAAACACTAAGGCGCTGGTGCAACGGGTGGCTTTCAGTACACGCGCACTAGTGGGCAGTACCCACCCGGCGGCCCCGGACGTGGGTAGGTACCAGGCTGAAGAAGAGCTCATGCTGACCGGGAGACCACGCTTCATTGACTACCTTGCCCCAGAGGATCGTCAGGAGCGCAGAGTCTTTCACACGCGTGACGGGACCGTTAAGGAGGATGGTCCAGCCGTCAGAGCTGTCCGTGCTTACATGGTCGATTTGGAACGCGGCATGGTCGAGGGAGCTCGTGGCGATGGTGCCGTCGGCGGAGGTCCGGAAGTACACGTGGTCGTCCAGAACAAAGTAATTCACGGGGAAGATGTCCAGGAGCCCGTCACGAAAAAAGCCGAGCCGACCCGTGGTCTGTGTAGTGGCAAGAGCCCAGCACTGGAAAGCCGGCAGCTGGTCGGAGGTACGGAGAGCGCCGGGGGAGTTCCAGTAGAGATCCTGGTTGGGCGTGGT
This genomic interval from Arthrobacter agilis contains the following:
- a CDS encoding pyridoxamine 5'-phosphate oxidase family protein, which produces MTTTPNQDLYWNSPGALRTSDQLPAFQCWALATTQTTGRLGFFRDGLLDIFPVNYFVLDDHVYFRTSADGTIATSSLDHAAFQIDHVSTDSSDGWTILLNGPVTRVKDSALLTILWGKVVNEAWSPGQHELFFSLVPTHVRGRRVGTAH